One window from the genome of Diabrotica virgifera virgifera chromosome 6, PGI_DIABVI_V3a encodes:
- the LOC114349469 gene encoding integrator complex subunit 8 isoform X2, with amino-acid sequence MYFTNDKKTVEIPNVEEEDVKTASPPYLFALLLFHRWLLSTSMHRITSNWQIRYGINDISKADESIICCPENINKTVNFLTEALEWQIIPALLTFDCFKLPTESNDCIEFEWTKSEELKKNEFCAQINYDLGTFFFHREQYDLAKKHFSKCLELFADIPEINGFYDVDKQMLDVYIKACHGSADIQRGNLLEQLNNSVVNQYKGITTILQQDNVAKEIPLMHRINLELDIQGALSSGAFTVARDLVQKIKALNILRCVLDRKPIYQHSLCLYKNCDTLIWAIHSSWNSFAYVDKQTIKTFLIEEIIRGDIPDLLAKVQSNKDISSAFDKLDLSYIESFQSTVDVPECVMKMEPLETNKRRKPKLELRQLEKQLIITIDHVEIKEILVKIAMMNLGTTVWSINPQWELPIPLQSVVKSLPRGFVQDFAYVLLAKSKEQLLNKNFNLSLEFLVILEKELQATNCNLTKLFKLVSWEILLVQIAQILDQWPIIVIDKNAVADACEACLQTSDSVLPRSEIVEQCVICLINLGRWEFLTNLDKRWATFEIPSAIALSCQELTKHKGTKKLSKNLWDLVLPLFASTSQSKRNAASFNDSSSLKTNLVSIFFKLKESWCLTTVISMLTKMFNILKDENGLELQAEYCNLWPATVSNANSYNIVAVNELLLEVITHGLNQYPNNVAWLRLMGDINFANGHYQISLSYYLKSLLVFHDYFNTPIGYDDHVFRRMIKCCTTLGANTQAAVLCQFLEETDYMLAFRILSEQKTCNDAVDAYYHCFWDTSILEYLIYTHNKKGEFQRRKIAIQVIGMLELNSSNNGEIQREASNLRKSTFLRALCKQYVF; translated from the exons ATGTATTTCACAAACGATAAAAAGACTGTAGAAATACCAAACGTTGAAGAAGAAGACGTTAAAACCGCCTCGCCACCATATTTGTTCGCTCTGTTGTTATTTCACAGGTGGCTACTGAGTACTTCTATGCACAGAATAACTTCAAATTGGCAAATCAGATACGG TATAAACGACATTTCAAAAGCAGACGAATCTATCATATGCTGTCCCGAAAACATCAACAAAACAGTCAATTTCCTAACCGAAGCCCTAGAATGGCAAATCATCCCTGCCTTACTAACCTTCGACTGCTTCAAGCTACCCACAGAATCTAACGACTGTATAGAATTCGAATGGACGAAAAGTGAAGAGTTAAAAAAGAACGAATTTTGTGCCCAGATCAACTACGATTTGGGCACGTTCTTCTTCCACCGGGAACAGTATGATCTGGCGaaaaaacatttctccaagtGCCTCGAACTGTTCGCTGATATTCCAGAGATCAACGGTTTCTATGATGTCGACAAGCAAATGCTGGATGTATATATAAAAGCGTGTCATGGATCTGCTGACATTCAGAGAGGAAATTTGCTCGAACAACTCAACAATTCTGTAGTGAATCAATATAAA GGAATTACGACTATTCTACAACAGGATAACGTGGCCAAAGAGATTCCTCTAATGCACAGAATCAATCTGGAATTGGACATTCAAGGCGCCCTATCGAGCGGCGCTTTTACCGTGGCTAGAGACTTGGTTCAAAAAATTAAGGCGCTTAATATTTTGAGGTGCGTTTTGGATAGAAAACCGATATACCAGCATTCGTTATGCTTGTATAAGAACTGCGATACACTGATATGG GCAATCCATTCTTCTTGGAATTCGTTTGCCTATGTTGATAAACAGACCATAAAAACGTTTCTGATAGAAGAAATCATAAGAGGTGACATTCCAGATTTGTTGGCTAAAGTGCAGTCCAACAAAGACATTTCTTCAGCCTTTGACAAACTTGATTTATCGTATATTGAAAGCTTCCAGTCAACTGTTGATGTACCGGAATGTGTGATGAAAATGGAACCGTTAGAGACCAATAAAAGAA gaaaACCAAAACTGGAGTTAAGACAACTAGAAAAACAATTGATAATAACGATCGATCACGTAGAAATCAAAGAAATACTagttaaaattgccatgatgaatTTAGGCACTACTGTTTGGTCGATAAATCCGCAATGGGAATTGCCGATTCCGTTACAGAGTGTCGTAAAATCTTTACCTAGAG GTTTCGTGCAAGATTTTGCTTACGTCCTCTTAGCGAAATCCAAAGAGCAACTATTGAACAAAAACTTCAACTTGTCGTTAGAGTTTCTGGTGATACTGGAAAAGGAACTACAAGCCACCAACTGCAACCTGACGAAACTTTTTAAACTTGTCAGTTGGGAAATTTTGCTAGTACAGATTGCACAGATACTGGATCAGTGGCCCATCATCGTCATAG ATAAAAATGCCGTAGCAGACGCTTGCGAAGCCTGCTTACAAACTAGCGACTCTGTTCTGCCGCGAAGCGAAATAGTCGAGCAGTGTGTCATATGCTTGATAAATCTCGGACGGTGGGAATTTCTGACAAATCTGGACAAAAGGTGGGCCACCTTCGAAATACCTTCAGCGATAGCTCTGTCGTGCCAAGAACTCACTAAACATAAAGGGACCAAGAAGTTATCCAAAAATCTGTGGGATTTAG TGTTACCACTGTTTGCGTCAACCTCACAATCGAAAAGAAACGCCGCAAGTTTCAACGATTCGTCAAGCCTTAAGACCAACCTGGTGtctatatttttcaaattgaagGAATCTTGGTGCCTCACCACTGTGATATCTATGTTAACGAAAATGTTTAACATACTGAAAGACGAAAACGGCCTAGAGCTACAGGCCGAGTATTGCAATTTGTGGCCAGCTACCGTCAGCAA cgCAAATTCATACAATATCGTAGCTGTCAACGAGTTACTTCTTGAGGTAATCACTCACGGTTTGAATCAATATCCGAATAACGTTGCGTGGTTACGATTGATGGGTGATATAAACTTTG CAAACGGTCATTACCAAATATCGTTAAGCTACTACCTCAAGTCTCTCCTCGTCTTCCACGATTACTTCAACACTCCCATCGGCTATGACGACCACGTTTTCCGCAGAATGATTAAGTGTTGCACAACCCTCGGCGCAAACACTCAAGCTGCTGTATTATGTCAATTTTTAGAAGAAACCGACTACATGTTGGCCTTCCGGATATTGTCCGAACAGAAAACTTGCAACGACGCGGTCGATGCGTACTACCATTGTTTCTGGGATACCAGTATTTTGGAGTATCTCATATACACTCATAATAAGAAGGGGGAGTTTCAGAGAAGGAAGATTGCGATACAAGTCATTGGAATGTTGGAGTTGAATTCTAGTAACAATGGAGAAATACAGAGGGAAGCGAGTAATTTAAGAAAAAGTACGTTTTTGAGGGCGTTGTGTAAACAGTATGTATTTTAA
- the LOC114349468 gene encoding dehydrogenase/reductase SDR family member 4: MAALQRLTGRIAVVTASTDGIGFAIAQRLAQEGAKVIISSRKEKNVEKATAALKNEGLDVTGLVCHVSKPSDRRRLFEEAKKVGGLDILVSNAAISPAVGGVLDCTEEHWDKLFDVNVKSSFLLAQEALPLLRNSKAGRIVFISSIAGLQPSEFLGAYSVTKTALLGLTKAAAVHLARENITVNSVCPGLIETKFSEAITKDEEAAKMAVPAIPMNRFGQPKEISGIVAYLASDDASYVTGENYVIAGGMASRL, from the exons ATGGCCGCTCTACAACGTTTAACAGGAAGAATTGCAGTTGTCACAGCTTCCACTGATGGTATTGGTTTTGCCATTGCTCAAAGACTAGCTCAAGAAGGAGCTAAAGTTATTATAAGCAGTAGGAAGGAAAAGAATGTAGAAAAAGCCACGGCAGCACTCAAG AATGAAGGACTTGATGTCACTGGTCTAGTGTGCCATGTATCAAAACCTAGTGATAGGAGAAGATTATTTGAGGAAGCAAAAAAAGTTGGAGGTCTTGATATTTTGGTGTCGAATGCTGCAATTAGTCCCGCCGTAGGGGGTGTTCTGGACTGTACAGAAGAACACTGGGACAAATTATTTGATGTGAATGTTAAGTCTTCTTTTCTTTTGGCTCAAGAAGCTCTGCCACTCTTGAGAAACAGTAAG GCAGGGAGAATAGTTTTTATATCTTCAATTGCTGGTCTTCAACCTTCCGAGTTTTTGGGAGCCTATTCTGTAACTAAAACAGCCTTACTGGGACTTACCAAGGCTGCAGCTGTACACTTAGCTAGGGAGAACATAACTGTCAATTCAGTGTGTCCTGGTTTGATAGAGACAAAGTTTTCTGAGGCCATAACAAAAGATGAAGAGGCAGCTAAGATGGCTGTGCCAGCAATACCAATGAATag ATTTGGTCAACCAAAAGAAATATCTGGTATAGTGGCTTACTTAGCATCTGATGATGCATCCTATGTAACTGGGGAGAACTATGTGATAGCAGGAGGAATGGCATCGCGATTATAA